A genomic region of Caulobacter sp. NIBR2454 contains the following coding sequences:
- the hflX gene encoding GTPase HflX — translation MTSKFIDHSAPVITALVVHPVRASDSGARDPQARLEEAVGLALALDLDVRETLIAPIRGHTPATLFGKGKVEEIGGICEAEELDAVVVDDQLTPVQQRNLEKAWNVKVIDRTGLILEIFGRRARTREGRLQVELARLNYERSRLVRTWTHLERQRGGTGSTGGPGETQIELDRRLIADRIAKLKKELIEVRRTRSLHRSARKKVPYPTIALVGYTNAGKSTLFNRLTEAKVLAQDMLFATLDPTLRTVKLPDGRPAIMSDTVGFISDLPHELVEAFRATLEEVQEADIVLHVRDIAGPDTEAQRRDVEAVLKELDVTAEAGRMIIEVWNKVDLVTDPDDRVSLIAKAIRNLAHAVSAVTGEGCEALLERLATLVDDVPAVTIHLAAGEGEALAWLYRNGRVEAREADEDGGVNVSARLDAQARGRFERLFPDVVVTE, via the coding sequence TTGACCAGTAAATTCATAGATCACAGCGCGCCGGTCATCACGGCGCTGGTGGTGCATCCGGTGCGGGCGTCCGACAGCGGCGCCCGCGATCCCCAGGCTCGGCTTGAAGAAGCCGTCGGCCTTGCGCTGGCGCTTGACCTGGACGTGCGTGAAACGCTGATCGCACCGATCCGCGGCCACACCCCTGCGACCTTGTTCGGCAAGGGCAAGGTTGAGGAGATCGGCGGCATCTGCGAGGCCGAGGAACTGGACGCGGTCGTCGTCGACGATCAGTTGACGCCCGTTCAGCAGCGCAATCTCGAAAAGGCATGGAACGTGAAGGTCATCGACCGCACGGGCCTGATCCTCGAGATTTTCGGACGCCGCGCCCGAACGCGCGAAGGTCGGCTGCAGGTGGAGCTGGCCCGGCTGAACTACGAGCGCTCGCGCCTGGTTCGCACCTGGACCCACCTTGAGCGGCAAAGGGGCGGCACCGGTTCGACCGGCGGTCCGGGTGAAACTCAGATCGAGCTCGACCGGCGCCTGATCGCCGACCGCATCGCCAAGCTGAAGAAAGAGCTGATCGAGGTGCGCCGCACCCGCTCGCTCCACCGTTCGGCGCGCAAGAAGGTCCCGTACCCGACCATCGCGTTGGTGGGCTACACTAACGCCGGCAAGTCGACGCTATTCAACCGCCTGACCGAGGCCAAGGTTCTGGCGCAGGACATGCTGTTCGCCACCCTCGATCCGACCTTGCGGACCGTGAAGTTGCCCGATGGGCGGCCCGCGATCATGTCCGACACGGTGGGCTTCATCTCCGACCTGCCGCACGAACTGGTCGAAGCCTTCCGCGCCACCCTTGAGGAGGTGCAGGAGGCCGACATTGTCTTGCACGTGCGCGACATCGCCGGCCCCGACACCGAGGCCCAGCGTCGCGACGTGGAGGCGGTTCTTAAGGAACTCGATGTCACCGCCGAAGCAGGCCGGATGATCATCGAGGTCTGGAACAAGGTCGATCTGGTCACCGATCCGGACGACCGCGTTTCGCTGATCGCCAAGGCCATCCGCAATCTCGCCCATGCCGTTTCAGCGGTCACCGGCGAGGGCTGCGAGGCGCTGCTGGAGCGGTTAGCGACGCTGGTCGATGACGTACCCGCGGTGACCATCCATCTGGCCGCCGGTGAGGGCGAGGCCTTGGCCTGGCTCTATCGCAACGGCCGGGTTGAAGCGCGCGAAGCCGACGAGGATGGGGGCGTCAACGTCTCTGCCCGCCTGGACGCCCAGGCCAGGGGGCGGTTCGAGCGCCTGTTTCCCGACGTCGTGGTGACCGAGTGA
- a CDS encoding D-amino-acid transaminase, with protein MSRYAYVNGAFVRHRDAAVHIEDRGYQLSDGVYEVWSVMDGKLADAEGHFARLWRSLDELRIAHPMTRAALTVVLREVVRRNRVREGLLYLQVSRGVARRDHAFPNPEVTPAVVATIRPVDRVASDAKAAKGYTAVTVPENRWGRCDIKSIGLLPNALAKQAAREKGALEAFFVDELGFVTEGASSNAWIVDQDGALRTRDTNANILRGVTRNSLLQVIAEQGLTVNERPFTVAEAQAARECFISGAGSLVSPIVAIDGKPVGDGTVGPLAMRLRNLYMQRARETAI; from the coding sequence ATGTCCAGATACGCCTATGTGAACGGCGCCTTCGTGCGCCACCGGGACGCCGCGGTCCATATCGAGGACCGGGGCTATCAGCTGTCCGACGGCGTCTATGAAGTCTGGTCGGTGATGGACGGCAAACTGGCCGACGCTGAGGGCCACTTCGCGCGCCTGTGGCGCAGCCTGGACGAGCTGCGCATCGCCCATCCCATGACCCGCGCCGCCCTGACGGTCGTGCTTCGCGAGGTCGTGCGCCGCAATCGTGTTCGAGAGGGCCTGCTCTATCTTCAGGTCAGTCGTGGCGTGGCGCGACGGGACCATGCTTTCCCCAACCCTGAAGTCACACCGGCTGTGGTCGCCACCATCCGGCCGGTGGACCGCGTCGCCTCGGACGCCAAGGCGGCCAAGGGCTATACCGCCGTCACCGTGCCCGAAAACCGCTGGGGTCGTTGCGACATCAAGAGCATCGGCCTGCTGCCCAACGCCCTGGCCAAACAGGCCGCCCGCGAGAAGGGCGCCCTTGAGGCCTTCTTCGTCGACGAGCTGGGCTTTGTCACTGAAGGCGCGTCGAGCAACGCCTGGATCGTCGATCAGGACGGCGCGCTGCGCACCCGCGACACCAACGCCAACATCCTTCGTGGAGTCACCCGCAACAGCCTCCTTCAGGTGATCGCCGAGCAGGGCCTGACCGTGAACGAGCGGCCCTTTACCGTCGCCGAGGCGCAGGCGGCGCGCGAGTGCTTCATTAGCGGCGCGGGGTCGTTGGTTTCGCCGATCGTCGCCATCGACGGCAAGCCGGTTGGGGACGGAACGGTCGGCCCCCTGGCGATGCGGCTGCGCAATCTCTATATGCAGCGCGCTCGCGAAACCGCGATCTAA
- the hfq gene encoding RNA chaperone Hfq: protein MSNEKKQNLQDTFLNSVRKSKTPLTIFLVNGVKLQGVVSWFDNFCVLLRRDGQSQLVYKHAISTIMPSAPVQLYEPGPDQDD, encoded by the coding sequence ATGTCGAACGAAAAGAAACAGAACCTTCAGGACACCTTCCTGAACAGCGTGCGCAAGTCGAAGACGCCGCTGACGATCTTCCTGGTGAACGGCGTGAAGCTGCAGGGTGTCGTCAGCTGGTTTGATAACTTCTGCGTCCTGCTTCGCCGCGATGGCCAAAGCCAGCTTGTTTACAAGCACGCCATCTCAACAATCATGCCTTCCGCGCCTGTGCAGCTCTATGAGCCGGGCCCAGACCAAGACGATTGA
- a CDS encoding MOSC domain-containing protein: protein MSPRHRFSKAPAMMIRLIAGIGVEGDAHAGLKVQHRSRARFNPTLPNLRQVHLIQAELLDELNEQGFSIGPGDIGENVTTRGLDLLALPTGTILRLGEEAELELTGLRNPCIQMDRFQDGLMAATLGHDEQGGLIRKAGVMAIVLNGGVVTPGDPVAATHPAAPHRPLKPV from the coding sequence TTGAGCCCCCGTCATCGGTTCAGCAAGGCCCCGGCGATGATGATCCGCCTGATAGCTGGGATTGGGGTCGAAGGCGACGCCCACGCCGGGTTGAAGGTTCAGCATCGCTCCCGGGCGCGCTTCAATCCTACTCTACCGAACCTGCGTCAGGTTCATCTGATCCAAGCGGAGTTGCTCGACGAACTGAACGAGCAGGGCTTCTCCATCGGGCCCGGCGATATCGGTGAGAACGTCACCACGCGTGGCCTTGATCTCCTCGCGCTTCCCACCGGGACGATCCTGCGCCTGGGCGAGGAGGCCGAGTTGGAGCTCACGGGCCTGCGCAATCCCTGCATCCAGATGGACCGCTTCCAGGATGGCCTCATGGCCGCGACCCTAGGTCATGATGAACAGGGCGGACTGATCCGCAAGGCGGGCGTGATGGCCATCGTCTTGAACGGTGGCGTCGTGACGCCGGGCGATCCGGTGGCTGCGACCCATCCCGCCGCGCCGCACAGGCCACTCAAGCCGGTCTAG
- a CDS encoding MFS transporter has protein sequence MQSQRRSSWIMAAYAAPSLPLAALGLPLVVYLPNHYSATLGLSVSAVGAAFLLVRLIDIIFDPIFGTILDRTRWSTGRFRPWLSIGAPMIMLATWMLFMAEGGVGLGYLWLWLCVLYGGYSICTLAHSAWGSTLSTDYNERSRIYAWWQSGNVVGMILVLMLPVALAAIPQATIRGVPAMGWFIVLLVPLAVGAALMVVPEPRATTSGLEHKVGVSAYFDLIRRPTIAKILFADLLLHIGPGVAGALFFFYFEHVKGYSKTEAETLLLIYFISAIVGAPLWAIVAKKLGKHRALMTAAIIYALVQFAIPFVPATSLLVALPFLIAAGLPYSSAGVLLRAMLADAGDEERLRTGQDRTGTLYAILTGTIKIGMALAVGSFIVLGWMGFNAADPAASAPLAMRGLEWMYAALPGGFALLAAWVLARYPLTEARHAEIRQQLAEIDREAPQATVTPTAHVVQSPAE, from the coding sequence ATGCAGAGCCAACGACGCTCGTCCTGGATCATGGCCGCCTATGCGGCGCCCTCACTGCCGCTGGCGGCGCTCGGGCTTCCGCTCGTCGTCTACCTCCCCAATCATTATTCCGCGACGTTGGGCTTGAGCGTCAGCGCGGTCGGCGCCGCGTTCTTGCTCGTACGCCTCATCGACATCATTTTCGATCCGATCTTCGGCACGATCCTAGACCGCACGCGCTGGTCCACGGGCCGCTTCCGTCCCTGGCTGAGCATCGGCGCGCCGATGATCATGCTGGCCACCTGGATGCTGTTCATGGCCGAGGGAGGCGTGGGGCTTGGGTACCTGTGGCTATGGCTCTGCGTACTCTATGGAGGCTACTCGATCTGCACGCTGGCGCACAGCGCTTGGGGCTCGACGCTCTCAACCGATTACAATGAACGCTCGCGCATCTATGCGTGGTGGCAGAGCGGCAATGTGGTCGGGATGATCCTGGTCCTGATGCTTCCAGTGGCGCTGGCCGCAATTCCGCAGGCGACGATCAGAGGCGTGCCAGCCATGGGCTGGTTCATCGTCCTACTCGTTCCTCTGGCGGTCGGGGCGGCCTTGATGGTGGTTCCAGAGCCTCGCGCCACAACCTCGGGGTTGGAGCACAAGGTCGGCGTAAGCGCCTACTTCGACCTGATCCGTCGGCCTACGATCGCGAAAATCTTGTTCGCCGACCTGCTCCTGCATATCGGTCCGGGTGTCGCTGGCGCCCTGTTCTTCTTCTATTTCGAGCACGTGAAGGGCTACTCGAAGACAGAGGCCGAAACCCTTCTGCTGATCTACTTCATCTCCGCCATCGTCGGGGCGCCCCTTTGGGCCATCGTCGCCAAGAAGCTTGGCAAGCACCGCGCGCTGATGACCGCCGCCATCATCTACGCGCTGGTTCAGTTCGCCATTCCGTTCGTTCCGGCCACCAGTCTGCTGGTCGCTCTGCCCTTCCTCATCGCGGCGGGGTTGCCCTATTCGTCGGCTGGCGTGCTGCTGCGGGCGATGCTGGCGGACGCCGGCGACGAAGAGCGCCTTCGCACGGGCCAGGATCGCACTGGGACGCTCTACGCCATCCTGACCGGAACCATCAAAATCGGCATGGCTCTGGCGGTCGGCAGCTTCATCGTTCTCGGTTGGATGGGCTTCAACGCCGCCGATCCCGCCGCCAGCGCGCCGCTCGCCATGCGTGGGCTGGAGTGGATGTACGCCGCCTTGCCCGGAGGCTTCGCCCTGCTCGCGGCCTGGGTGCTGGCGCGCTATCCTCTGACCGAAGCCCGCCATGCGGAGATTCGCCAGCAGTTGGCGGAGATTGACCGCGAGGCTCCGCAAGCCACGGTCACGCCCACCGCCCATGTCGTCCAATCTCCCGCCGAGTGA
- the ntrX gene encoding nitrogen assimilation response regulator NtrX — protein MSADVLVVDDEADIRELVAGILSDEGYAVRTAADSEAALAAIRARKPAVLVLDIWMQGGGMDGLELLDLIKTLDQDLPVIMISGHGNIETAVSAIKRGAYEFLEKPFKSDRLLLVVERALEAANLRRENRRLRAQSLTPDGLIGKSAASQALRQLIVKVAPANSRVLISGPSGAGKELAARLIHESSPRSRGEFVALSAAGMTPERMDIELFGEEGEGGRPRKIGVFERAHGGTLFLDEVADMPRETQSRILRVLVEQRFRRVGGDNDVQVDVRVVSSSSRDLRAEIEAGRFREDLFHRLNVVPVRVPGLSERREDIPELVHFFIEKISETTGMPKRRLGDDAMATLQVHDWPGNVRQLRNNVERMLILASGDPADIITAEMLPAEVASSSQAGAIGAERIIALPLREARELFEREYLNAQIMRFGGNISRTAAFIGMERSALHRKLKSLGVAGSRAGEDEED, from the coding sequence ATGAGCGCTGACGTTCTGGTTGTTGATGACGAGGCCGATATCCGCGAACTCGTGGCGGGCATCTTGTCCGACGAGGGCTATGCCGTGCGAACGGCCGCCGATTCGGAGGCGGCGCTGGCCGCGATCCGGGCGCGTAAGCCGGCGGTCCTGGTGCTCGACATCTGGATGCAGGGCGGCGGTATGGACGGGCTGGAGCTGCTCGACCTGATCAAGACCCTCGACCAGGACCTGCCGGTAATCATGATCAGCGGCCACGGCAACATCGAGACCGCGGTCAGCGCGATCAAGCGCGGCGCCTATGAGTTTCTGGAAAAGCCCTTCAAGTCCGACCGACTGTTGCTGGTGGTCGAACGGGCGCTGGAGGCGGCCAACCTTCGGCGTGAGAACCGTCGCCTGCGGGCCCAATCGCTGACGCCCGACGGCCTGATTGGCAAGTCGGCGGCGTCGCAGGCTTTGCGTCAGTTGATCGTGAAGGTGGCCCCCGCCAATAGCCGCGTGCTGATCTCCGGTCCCTCCGGCGCTGGCAAGGAGTTGGCGGCTCGCCTGATTCACGAGTCCAGCCCGCGGTCGCGAGGCGAGTTTGTGGCGCTCAGCGCCGCCGGCATGACACCCGAGCGCATGGACATCGAGCTTTTCGGCGAAGAAGGCGAGGGTGGCCGCCCGCGTAAGATCGGGGTGTTTGAACGCGCTCACGGCGGCACCCTGTTCCTCGATGAGGTGGCCGACATGCCTCGCGAGACCCAGAGCCGCATCCTGCGCGTGCTGGTCGAGCAACGCTTCCGCCGTGTCGGCGGTGATAACGACGTGCAGGTGGACGTTCGCGTGGTCTCGTCCAGCTCGCGTGACCTGCGGGCCGAGATCGAGGCGGGGCGTTTCCGCGAAGACCTGTTCCATCGTCTGAACGTCGTACCCGTTCGGGTGCCGGGCTTGTCCGAACGTCGCGAAGACATCCCCGAACTGGTCCATTTCTTCATCGAGAAGATCAGCGAGACGACCGGCATGCCCAAACGGCGGCTGGGCGATGACGCCATGGCGACCCTTCAGGTACACGACTGGCCTGGCAACGTCCGCCAGCTGCGCAACAACGTCGAGCGCATGCTGATCCTGGCGTCCGGCGATCCCGCTGACATCATCACAGCCGAGATGCTGCCAGCCGAGGTGGCCAGTAGTAGCCAGGCTGGCGCTATCGGCGCTGAGCGGATCATCGCCCTGCCGCTGCGTGAGGCGCGCGAGCTATTTGAACGCGAGTATCTGAACGCCCAGATCATGCGGTTCGGTGGAAATATCTCGCGCACCGCCGCTTTCATCGGCATGGAACGCTCGGCCCTGCACCGCAAGCTGAAGTCCTTGGGCGTCGCCGGGTCGCGGGCTGGCGAAGACGAAGAAGACTGA
- the mazG gene encoding nucleoside triphosphate pyrophosphohydrolase, which produces MSSNLPPSDPAAAIQQLIQIMARLRDPQGGCPWDLEQTFATIAPYTVEEAYEVADAIERGDLTDLRDELGDLLLQVVFHSRMAEEQGAFDFAQVAASISDKMLRRHPHVFGDHAYDDVEDQKAGWETIKAAERAAKKKGGVLDDVPAGLPALTRAVKLTKRAARVGFDWPSTREVLDKLREETAELEVEIEAGDHAKAREEMGDLLFVVANLARKLDVEPEDALRATNAKFARRFAFIEAELAKDGRTPDQSDLAEMDGLWNAAKAAEKG; this is translated from the coding sequence ATGTCGTCCAATCTCCCGCCGAGTGATCCCGCCGCCGCGATCCAGCAACTGATCCAGATCATGGCCCGCCTGCGCGACCCGCAAGGCGGTTGCCCATGGGACCTGGAGCAGACCTTCGCCACCATCGCGCCCTATACGGTCGAAGAGGCGTACGAGGTCGCCGACGCCATCGAACGCGGCGACCTGACTGACCTGCGTGATGAATTGGGCGATCTGCTTTTGCAGGTGGTCTTCCACTCGCGCATGGCCGAAGAGCAAGGCGCCTTCGACTTCGCCCAGGTGGCCGCCTCCATCAGCGACAAGATGCTGCGCCGCCATCCGCATGTCTTCGGCGATCACGCCTATGACGACGTCGAGGATCAGAAGGCCGGGTGGGAGACCATCAAGGCCGCCGAGCGCGCGGCCAAGAAGAAGGGCGGCGTGCTCGACGACGTGCCGGCGGGTCTGCCCGCGCTCACCCGCGCCGTGAAACTGACCAAACGCGCCGCGCGCGTCGGGTTCGACTGGCCCTCGACCCGCGAAGTGCTGGACAAGCTGCGTGAAGAAACCGCCGAACTGGAGGTGGAAATCGAGGCCGGCGATCACGCCAAGGCGCGGGAGGAGATGGGGGACCTGTTGTTCGTGGTCGCCAACCTCGCCCGCAAGCTGGATGTAGAGCCGGAAGACGCCCTGCGCGCCACCAACGCCAAGTTCGCTCGCCGCTTTGCTTTCATCGAAGCCGAGCTGGCCAAGGATGGCCGCACGCCGGATCAGTCGGACCTGGCAGAAATGGACGGTCTTTGGAACGCCGCCAAGGCCGCGGAAAAAGGCTAG